A window of Xenopus laevis strain J_2021 chromosome 1L, Xenopus_laevis_v10.1, whole genome shotgun sequence genomic DNA:
TGTGGCAAAGGAGGAGAGCGGGGAGACAAGGCGGGATGTTCCACCGCACTGGAGCAGGGGAGCAGGTGAGGGGCATGATTTACATGTACAATTAagtttggtgtttttttcagGAGATCCAAGAGTGCTACAGGGTGAAAGGCTGCTCGGCTTTGTAGTGATACTTGTAGTTAGTGATATATATGTCCTGTATGTGTAGTTTTTCTTTTGCTCTGCTAAACCAAAACTCACGTACAACAGCAGCACCTGATGATCCATTCCTGGACCTGATAAATATTCCTAGTTCATTCGCATCTACTTATCAAACCCTATGTGCAACTATGGTAATGTTACAGGGGAACTCCTTTATTTGCTCAATGGTATTTGCTCATCACCTCTCATTATTCATCTGTTTAATAGGGTTACAGATATTAATCATtgaaattgctattgaaatctgTCATTGTCCCTTTTCTGCACTACtgcttctgacttttgaaacaatgtagcagagacCAGCTTTCCTCCTTCCACACAGGGCTGCTAATCCTCTGTAGCTTTTTGCTACAACATTCTGACAATTTTGAATTATGTAACCTttggttcagcagctctctagttcaGAATTTCAGCATCTCTTAGGTTGCTGGGgtcagtttaccctagcaaccgaatGAGACGCTGAAAGATGAAGAGGAGaggctctgaatagaaagataagtaataaaaagttacaatttgtTGCAGGGGAATAGTTTTTTGGCTTACATGGTCAGTAACCGCTGTATGAGGCAGAGGAGGAAGTCAATTAAAAatgatagaaataaaaataaaatgaagtccaactgaaaagttaagacattttataacatactaaaatttgttCAAAaagtgaactaaccctttaacaTATTCTTATTATGTAAAAATTgagtacccctttaaaggggtcgttcatctttgagataactttaagtatgacatagagagtgatattctgagacaattggtttttatcATTTAGGATTTTTGAgtcatttggctttttattctgcagctcttcactttgcatttaaaacaatctggtagctagggtccaaatgaccctagcaaccatgcattgatttgaataagagactggaatataaataggagaggcctgaatagaaagatgagtaataaaaagcagcaataacaataaatgtgtagccttactgagaatttgttttttagaagggggcaGAAGGGacagccatttgaaagctgcaaaaagtcaggaggaaaaggcaaataactacaaaactataaaaaaaatgaaaaccaattgaaaagttggttagaattggccgttctataacatactaagaggtgaaccacccctttaaggaatacaAAGGGGCGTTATATGCTCTAGTGATAATTCTAACATTATACTTTACAGTATATATGCCAGTGCCAAGCCAGGTAGTATAGAAGCTGCAGCAGGGCAGGGACACCAAGCTAAGGACTAAGGACACTAAGGGAACATAGGCAtccaccatatgtaataaaatactcGTGCCCtgtggcagtaacccatagcaaccactaagatgtttttctttttaaacaggtgaccagtaaatggtacttgctgaatggttgctatgggttactgcacctggtccAACTTAGTGCCCCTCTTTATATAACCCTAGTGTTTAATAAAAAAGCATCTAATCAAAAAGGGGGGGTGATGCTGGATGTTGTTAGGGGGAGGGGGGCGAGTAAAAAGCTTTGCTGCTTCAATTCTCATCCTCCTCCATCTTGGTTTTTCTGCAGATTTGGGAAGTGTGTATGGGGTGTGGGATCCAGAGTCATGCAGGGCAATAACAAGTATGGCAACTCTTTGTATCCTGCTTGTCAATCAGAAGAGAAGACATGCCTACTGCTTATTTCAGTTTAGACACAGAGGTCTGTAACCCCCTGCACTGATCACAGAACACTATTGAGGgcactttattaagaaatgatttttttgtcaaaCATAATCCACAAaccaacatttacatttaaatataatattgtatCGAACAGGGAACAGGGTGAGATTACAGTGTTACACAGAAGATACAATGTTGACTATGTTACTTACTAGGTGTAATTGTAGAGGAAGTGACCTTGTGACTGCTGGGGGCTCAGGAGGAAAATGTATACTACTTGTCTTAAGTTTTATATGTGATACTGTATTTTGGCAGCTAATGCAATCAGGTCATCTTTATTAGACAGCAATAGTGATTTGACATATAAGCCTAAAGGATGGGCTAATTTTAATACAAACGATTGCATCCAAAAAAACACATGCCTagtattttttattggttttaacacCTAATGCTGcaaatcaggcaaaggtcagagaatccagaaaaccccaggtccttgcATTTGACTATAACACTTCATATTTCCAGTAGTCTAAATGTTAATGGTTTGCATAGAATTCATAGGAAACAAACAAAAGTCACAGAAGAACTAGCTGTGTTAGAGAGGTGGATGAACAACAAACACAATAAACAGGATAATAATTAAAGAGCTAGAGCTTCCAATGTAATGTAGCTGTGGGAAATAAAAGCAACGGTGCAAGGTCATTGTATTGTTCAATGGTCAGTCATACACTCACACAGAactgcacacacacaggcacacaatCAAAACATCACTCTGAACCAGCACTCCAACAAATCATATTTACTAATCAATGTATTTTATCAGACACACTTCATTTGCTGcctcttaaaaacaaaaaagttaaaaactcaTACATAAAAGCCAAATGATGTGTGTTATCACTCAGTACAGTGACACAATTGCACTGGTGTCACCATATTGCCATCAGAGGAACTTCTAGCCAGGTAGACAGATTTGATTCTTTTTCTGCTTGTTATATATTTACTTACAGTCGACTATATTTCCTATTGACAAAAATATTCTTTGTTTCCTTCTGATCTCTCACACACTTCAAGACATTTCAGAGACAGTTCAGTAGGTacacaggtatgaaacctgttatccggaaacccattgtcccaaaagctccaaattgctggaagtcagtctcccatagactccattttaattaaataattccgatttttaaagttgattattatttaattaaataaatcagatttttaaagttgactatttttttctctgtaataataaaacagtaccttgtacttgatcccagctaagatataattaatccatattggaggcaaaacaatcctagttttgagtggaggtccaaattacggaaagatctcttatttgAAAAACCCCGGGTTCTGAGCATTCGGGATAAAAGGTCCAATACTTGTATGTAAAAACATTAAGTCTACAGTATATCAGATTTGTAACTGAAATCCCCTGGGTAGCAAAACCTACCAGTCTCCCTCCCCGGCaggattaatatttttaaaatgacctTCCTTCCCAAGTTTTTGTGTGTTCTTCATAATTCTCCTGGGGGAAGCATCTGCCCTTAAACTTTAAAGTAATCCAAGCCCCCAATTCGGGGTGGGGGGGTCTGGCTCTGCCCAATCTCTGGCTGCTCAGCTATTAAATGAGCATTAGTGGCTGATTCCCAATCCAAATAACCTGGCgggtctggatttgtggaaaggccaccaagacccgGGTCTAGGtctgcaggattttttttttgtgtgtcaatatatttttattggggcggcaggattttaggggacagcatgctgcccaacaacacccacattttttaaagaaactgggGAGgggcaggagatacaataatctttaaaattttctgtgcaccaatccccattgttctggtcccgatgatgaaaattaaaaaaaagtaaaggggaggggacaggggtgaccaatggcagtgggcctaggggcacccactatgtaaattcggccctggGTCCTTGAGGCTGCTACAGTAGGCTCTTTTGAAGCCCTCACTTTTAAGCTGGTCCCAGAGTTGTCCATCTCTATGAGGAAtagacacacacaaatacaatttttaaacagGGGGTATTTAACTCCTATTGTTTAGCAAAAATGTATGATAATGTATCAGATCCATGTCCTAAATGCAGGGATGAAATAAGTTCCCTGTTTCATGTGTTCTGGTCCTGCCTAGTAATTCAAAGATTTTGGAGTGCGGTTCTTCAGTACATTAACGAGAAGCACACTCTTCCTAATATTCTCAGAACTCTGTTTGTTGGGATTAATAGGGGCCTTACTCCAAGATGTGCTATTTGCAgttgcaatactatgctaaaaagACTCTTCTAAAAACCGATTCTAATGCACTGGAAATCCCTAGGCCCCCCCGTAAGGACTGTTTCTTTTGAGTTTGTCTCCTTTCAGATATTTTATTCTTCCATGCAGGGCCGTATTCATATAAAGGCACCCGTGGGCCTGTGCCTAGgacggcaggttttggggggcggccctcgggtgcctataaataattttttttaaattaaaaaaaaacatcgcCCAGTGTCTTCCATGGATTTCCATTGGAAATCAGTGAAAGTGCGACGTCCGTGCATGTAATATCACATGAAACTGGCTTAAGAACATCGGCTCTAAATTGCGCCTGTGCAGTTACCAGTAGCAACCAGTTGTTTTGCTTCTACTATTAAACATAAAAGCAACAATCTCATATGGGCAACTGCACTGGAACCCTGTGGCATCTTTAGTAACAGCCTTTTGTGTATCCCTCATCCATTTTATAGGGtacatttattgcttttttatgACATACGCTtgttgtttaaccctttcccttgTTTTGGAACAGACCCCATGCAGGATTCATCAAATGAAGAAATGAATCAACTCAAGTTACTCAAGTCATTGTCAGGATCACAAGTGGAACAGCTTCAGAATGGCGACTTACCTTTGCAGGCACTCAAGGATTCTTTGAATGCATATGGCGACTACCATGATTATTTACCTATGACTGATGACTTTAGTGAATATGTTAGACAAATGGAGGAAGCTACTCGAAAAGCTCATGGCGCATCACAAATCCAGGCTCGCTCAGAGTCAGACGGATACGCTTGGATGAAAGTCCCCAGACGGAGGAGGGAAATGAATATTGGGGTGGCGGGCATATGCTGTAAATGGGGTTGTACCAAAGCAGAAATCAGCACCTTATGCTAAAGTGAAAAGCagaatagtaataacaataataatgcacTTCTGTCTCTTGTCTACAGTGTTCACAGACTCCACGCCATTATTATGGATTATCCCAATGAGTATTTTACATAGAGTGGTAAAACAAAACACTGGGTTGGTCATgatttgtatttttatgaaaGCCATCACAGGGCTTAGTTGTTAATGTTTAGCTTTCATTGTCAATAAAATTATTTCTTGATGCTCTAATTATTCTAATATcattttattcaacaaaacaCTTTTGAGTTAAATGTAGTGTGTGGGGGTAGAAAGCTGAGGTCAACAGCCAATAAGATGACATTACGTGCCAGTGTAAATAATGGTTTGATTGTGTCGATAGCAGTAGTGCTGGTGTCACTagccctttaaaatacaaaaagaaactgTTGTATAAAGAATGAATAGTTTACTATTAcaatctagtataagtaattctagaacaactggacttgttttagaattacttatattagatataccatgacctggatgaatgcagtcctgcacaggtccagttGGACAGACCAGAGCCCAACCTGGACCCGCTGGGTGAGAACTGGACCCAGACCCCCTGGCCCTC
This region includes:
- the rflb.L gene encoding prorelaxin H2; translated protein: MAHLRGAAICAMLLLVSHLLGEMSAQRNTGASGEYGVKLCGREFIRAVIFTCGGSRWKRLSVAKEESGETRRDVPPHWSRGADPMQDSSNEEMNQLKLLKSLSGSQVEQLQNGDLPLQALKDSLNAYGDYHDYLPMTDDFSEYVRQMEEATRKAHGASQIQARSESDGYAWMKVPRRRREMNIGVAGICCKWGCTKAEISTLC